A section of the Kribbella sp. HUAS MG21 genome encodes:
- a CDS encoding FCD domain-containing protein: MKNYELVLHRVEADLAAGRLRIGGRLPGERVLAEQLGISRPSVREAVRVLEAMGVVRTATGSGPEAGAVIVAEPVSPLTAVLRLHLATNHLPMADVVQTRLLLESWSAREAAGRELGADELEVAEGLLDRMEDVGLTPEEFHQFDAEFHVALSGLAGNVLIAAVMASLRSAIHGYVLAAVPNLPDWEATAVGLRAEHRAILAAVREREPERAAELVTAHIRGFYQAAQLAPFGGTTQPEHDDGADHQVQ, encoded by the coding sequence GTGAAGAACTACGAGCTGGTCCTGCATCGGGTCGAGGCCGACCTGGCGGCGGGGCGGCTGCGGATCGGCGGCCGGCTTCCCGGGGAGCGGGTGCTCGCGGAGCAGCTCGGGATCAGCCGGCCATCGGTGCGCGAGGCGGTCCGGGTGCTCGAGGCGATGGGCGTGGTGCGGACCGCGACCGGGTCCGGGCCCGAGGCGGGCGCGGTGATCGTGGCGGAGCCGGTGTCGCCGCTGACCGCCGTACTGCGGTTGCACCTGGCAACCAACCACCTGCCGATGGCGGACGTCGTCCAGACCCGGCTGCTGCTGGAATCGTGGTCAGCGCGGGAGGCGGCGGGGCGGGAGCTCGGTGCGGACGAGCTCGAGGTCGCCGAGGGACTGCTGGACCGGATGGAAGACGTCGGGTTGACGCCTGAGGAGTTCCATCAGTTCGACGCGGAGTTCCATGTGGCGCTGTCCGGGCTCGCGGGGAACGTGCTGATCGCGGCGGTGATGGCGTCGCTGCGGTCGGCGATCCACGGCTACGTGCTGGCCGCCGTACCGAACCTGCCGGACTGGGAGGCCACGGCGGTCGGGCTCCGGGCGGAGCACCGGGCGATCCTGGCGGCAGTGCGCGAACGCGAGCCCGAGCGCGCGGCCGAGCTGGTGACCGCACACATCCGCGGCTTCTACCAGGCGGCACAGCTAGCCCCGTTCGGCGGTACGACGCAGCCCGAGCACGACGACGGCGCCGACCACCAGGTGCAGTGA
- a CDS encoding DUF6069 family protein produces MTSPTQTTQQFATPLSRRSRLAVVGVAALAALADWVVLSPVGGVVLVARQGGATQHVGAVAVVLSTVGVSLAGWGLLAILERRTARARAIWTLVASLVCVLSLGSPLINGIGAGAKLGLASLHLVVGAVVVLGLRRTAERG; encoded by the coding sequence ATGACATCGCCCACGCAGACAACGCAGCAGTTCGCCACGCCGCTCTCGCGCCGGAGCCGCCTCGCGGTCGTCGGAGTCGCGGCACTCGCAGCGCTGGCTGATTGGGTGGTGCTTTCGCCGGTTGGCGGTGTCGTGTTGGTAGCTCGGCAGGGTGGCGCGACTCAGCATGTCGGGGCGGTTGCTGTGGTGTTGTCGACGGTCGGGGTGAGTCTTGCCGGGTGGGGGCTGTTGGCGATCTTGGAGCGGCGTACGGCGCGTGCCCGGGCGATCTGGACTCTGGTCGCGAGTCTGGTCTGCGTGCTGTCGCTCGGGAGTCCGTTGATCAACGGGATCGGTGCCGGTGCCAAGCTCGGGCTTGCGTCACTGCACCTGGTGGTCGGCGCCGTCGTCGTGCTCGGGCTGCGTCGTACCGCCGAACGGGGCTAG
- a CDS encoding histidine kinase: protein MEEVCGARKPAWVVEAAAVGVFAVFVAMTIVGRLSDPEHRGLLVLDLAVGVVAVAVVPVVFRRPVVGAVTLAVLAVLSPAATPPSTVGTLIVASRRPLPIALMVAGAGTVAHLIQGLWQPIHGLPFLWFAVLDVVVHAALLGWGQGAQARRQLLESLRERARRAEAEQGRRIAEARTLERTKMAREMHDVLAHRLSLLATYAGALEYRPDSSPEKLAKAAGVIRTGVHQALDELREVINVLRDEDVYEGRPQPTFADLRALVDESREAGTAITYDDHVADPASLPPATGRTAYRIVQEGLTNARKHAAGRPVTLTLTGRPGDGLRIELTNPATHHGAPLTPGSGTGLVGLTERVQLAGGTLDHGRVPGGGFRLEASLPWPA from the coding sequence ATGGAGGAGGTTTGCGGGGCGCGGAAGCCGGCGTGGGTGGTCGAGGCGGCCGCGGTCGGTGTGTTTGCGGTGTTCGTGGCGATGACGATCGTGGGGCGGTTGTCGGATCCGGAGCATCGTGGGCTTCTGGTGTTGGACCTTGCAGTCGGGGTGGTCGCCGTCGCGGTGGTTCCGGTGGTGTTTCGACGGCCGGTCGTGGGCGCGGTGACCCTGGCTGTGCTCGCGGTGCTGTCGCCTGCGGCCACGCCGCCGTCGACCGTGGGTACCCTGATCGTTGCGTCGCGGCGGCCGTTGCCGATCGCGTTGATGGTGGCCGGCGCGGGGACCGTCGCCCATCTGATTCAGGGCCTCTGGCAACCGATTCACGGGCTGCCGTTCCTCTGGTTCGCCGTACTGGATGTCGTCGTCCACGCCGCGTTGCTCGGCTGGGGTCAGGGCGCGCAGGCCCGTCGGCAGCTGCTCGAGTCGCTCCGGGAACGCGCCCGCAGAGCCGAGGCCGAGCAGGGGCGGCGGATCGCCGAGGCGCGCACGCTCGAGCGCACCAAGATGGCGCGGGAGATGCACGACGTACTCGCCCATCGCCTCTCGCTGCTCGCGACGTACGCCGGTGCGCTCGAGTACCGCCCCGACTCGTCGCCGGAGAAGCTCGCGAAGGCGGCCGGCGTGATCCGTACCGGCGTACACCAGGCCCTCGACGAGCTCCGCGAGGTCATCAACGTGCTCCGCGACGAGGACGTGTACGAAGGCCGCCCGCAGCCCACCTTCGCCGACCTCCGCGCTCTGGTCGACGAGTCCCGCGAAGCCGGTACGGCGATCACGTACGACGACCACGTCGCGGACCCCGCTTCGTTGCCACCGGCAACCGGCCGGACGGCGTACCGCATCGTGCAGGAGGGTCTCACCAACGCCCGCAAGCACGCCGCCGGCCGCCCCGTGACCCTGACGCTCACCGGACGCCCCGGTGACGGGCTGCGGATCGAGCTCACGAATCCGGCCACGCACCACGGCGCGCCCCTGACCCCCGGCAGCGGCACCGGCCTCGTCGGACTGACCGAACGCGTGCAGCTCGCCGGCGGCACGCTCGACCACGGGCGGGTGCCCGGTGGCGGTTTCCGGCTCGAGGCCTCGCTACCGTGGCCCGCATGA
- a CDS encoding response regulator transcription factor, producing the protein MIRVLLADDQALVRAGFRSLLNAEDDITVVGEVSDGAEAVVVARREKPDVVLMDIRMPGTDGLEATRQIGADPELADVHVVILTTFDLDEYVFEALRVGASGFLVKDTEPVELLQAVRVVARGDALLSPGVTRRLVAEFASRSRQPHASKELDVLTEREKEIVALVGEGLSNDEIAERLVLSPATAKTHVSRAMIKLGVRDRAQLVVVAYQTGLVRPGWLG; encoded by the coding sequence ATGATTCGGGTGCTGCTGGCGGATGATCAGGCGTTGGTGCGGGCCGGGTTCCGGTCGTTGCTGAACGCCGAGGACGACATCACGGTCGTCGGCGAGGTGTCCGACGGCGCCGAGGCGGTCGTCGTGGCGCGCCGCGAGAAGCCGGACGTCGTGCTGATGGACATCCGGATGCCCGGCACCGACGGCCTGGAGGCGACCCGGCAGATCGGCGCGGATCCCGAGCTGGCCGACGTGCACGTGGTGATCCTGACGACGTTCGACCTGGACGAGTACGTGTTCGAGGCGCTGCGCGTCGGCGCCAGCGGGTTCCTGGTGAAGGACACCGAGCCGGTCGAGCTGCTGCAGGCGGTCCGGGTGGTCGCGCGCGGCGACGCGCTGCTGTCGCCGGGAGTGACGCGGCGGCTGGTCGCGGAGTTCGCGTCCCGGTCGCGGCAACCGCACGCGAGCAAGGAGCTCGACGTCCTCACCGAACGCGAGAAGGAGATCGTCGCGCTGGTCGGCGAGGGCCTGTCGAACGACGAGATCGCCGAGCGGCTCGTGCTGAGCCCGGCGACCGCGAAGACGCACGTCAGCCGCGCGATGATCAAGCTCGGCGTCCGCGACCGCGCGCAGCTGGTGGTCGTCGCCTACCAGACCGGCCTGGTCCGCCCCGGCTGGCTGGGTTGA
- a CDS encoding response regulator transcription factor: MSETPIRVLVVDDDALVRASLEMMLDGAHGISVVGQAADGDEVPAAVDAHFPDIVLMDLRMPRVDGIVATRRVRARNNPPEVVVLTTFDTDENVLHALRAGASGFLLKDTPPAQIVDAVRRVAAGDPILSPAITRRLMDRAATQADAHTIAQEKLRRLSPREYDVMLAVAQGKPNAQIAAELFMSLATVKAHISHILTKLELGNRTQVALLAHDAGLA, encoded by the coding sequence ATGAGCGAGACGCCGATCCGGGTCCTGGTGGTGGACGACGACGCGTTGGTCCGGGCCAGCCTGGAGATGATGCTCGACGGCGCGCACGGGATCTCGGTCGTGGGCCAGGCCGCCGACGGCGACGAAGTACCGGCCGCCGTCGACGCGCACTTCCCGGACATCGTGCTGATGGATCTCCGGATGCCCCGCGTCGACGGCATCGTCGCGACCCGCCGGGTCCGCGCAAGGAACAATCCGCCGGAGGTCGTCGTCCTCACCACCTTCGACACCGACGAGAACGTGCTGCACGCGCTGCGCGCCGGAGCCAGCGGGTTCCTGCTGAAGGACACTCCCCCGGCCCAGATCGTCGACGCCGTCCGGCGGGTCGCCGCCGGTGACCCGATCCTCTCACCGGCGATCACCCGGCGGCTGATGGACCGCGCCGCCACCCAGGCCGACGCGCACACGATCGCCCAGGAGAAGTTGCGGCGGCTGTCGCCGCGGGAGTACGACGTGATGCTCGCCGTCGCCCAGGGCAAGCCGAACGCGCAGATCGCCGCCGAGCTGTTCATGAGCCTGGCGACCGTCAAGGCGCACATCTCGCACATCCTCACGAAGCTGGAGCTCGGCAACCGGACGCAGGTCGCGCTGCTCGCGCACGACGCCGGGCTCGCATAA